GGGTGCCGGAGATCGACACCACCTCCCCGTCGCGGTCGTAGCTCGCGAGCGCCCGCATCCGCATCCACATCCAGCCCGTCTCGCCGCGCTGCCGCAGCTCGATGTCGACCCGGGGCTTGGTGCCGTCCATCAGCGTGGTGATCGCGTCGACCAGCCGGTCGTGGTCCTCGGGGTGGGTGATGGACTGCAGCTGGGCGACCTCCCGGGAGAGCAGCGAGCTCGTGAACTGCCCGAAGAGCTCGACCAGCCCCTCGGAGCCGTGCACCTCGCCGGTCCGCAGGTCCCACGTCCAGCTGCCCAGTCGGGCGATCTGCTCGGCCTGCTCCAGCGTGCGGCGGCTGGCGGTCAGCTCGTCGAGGAGCAGCTTGGTCTCGATGTTGTCGGTGAGCCGGAGGATGAGCCCGACGACCCGGTCGCCCTCGAACAGGCCGGTCTGCTTGAGCCGCACCCAGACGGGCGTGCCGTCGGTCGCGATGAGCAGGGTGTCGACCTCCTCGGCGAGGAGGTGGCCGCGGGCCGCCTGGTCGAGGAAGGCCTGCGAGTGCACGCGGCCGTCCGCGTCGAGGAACTCGTGCATGTGCCGCCCGGCCATCTCCTCGTGCGGCACCCGCACGAGGTCGGCGCAGGACTGGTTCGCGTAACGGATCGTGCCGTCGAGGTCGAGGACGAGGATGCCGTCGGTGAGGGACCGGACGACCTGACGGTACAGATCACCGAGCTCCACGCTGCCCTCCTCCGCGAGCACCCGCGCGTGAGCACCCGCCGGAAGCCTACGACGCGCGCCGGTCGGGCCGCGGACGAAGCCCCGATCAGCGCAGCATCCGCGGACGCCGCAGGAGGCCGGTCGCGGCGGCGGCGACGACGGGCAGCCACGGCAGCCACCAGTTGACGGTGCCGTCGGTGCCCGCGATGCCGAGGTCGGCCATGACCGCCAGCGGGGCGCAGACCGCGACGACGGCGAGCACGGGCAGGACGGCGCGGGGCGCGGGTCGGTCGTCGGCGGCGGGCTGCTCGAAGCGACCCAGCAGGGCCACCAGGGCGGTCGTGACCAGCGCCAGCACGGCGAACCACAGCGGCCGCGTCGCCCACCAGGTGCCGGTGTCGGGGGTGAGGCCCAAGCCGAACCCGTCGAGGGCCAGGGAGCCGGCGACGACGAAGGTCAGCGCGGTGAGGTGCCACAGGTAGATCGTCATGATCCGCGCGTTGACCAGGATCGTCGCCATCCACACGCGGCGGTGGGCAACGAGGCGCTGCAGTCGGGGCTCGAGCGCCATGACGACGCCGGCCTGCAGGAAGCCGAGGAAGAGCAGCGTCACGCGCGCCGGGTAGGAGTTGTCGACGCCGTGACCGTTCACGCCCACCATGCTCACCGCGTAGGGCCCCACGTTTACGAGCAGCAGCAGCCCGACGAGACCGACCGCGGCCATCGACAGGCGCAGGGCGGTCGACCCGAGGGCGCCGTCGCGCCAGGCGTAGCCGAGCTGGTGCACGGTGCCCCAGACGAGCACGTAGTTGAGGAAGCCGACGAGCAGCAGGTCCTGGCTGATGCTCACCGCGTCGACGATCCCGGCGAGCACGGTGCCGCCGAGGACGCTCCACCAGCCCCAGCGCTCCCACAGGGCGAGCGTGGCGGGGGCGATCGCGACGACGAGCACGTAGACGGCGAGGAACCACGTCGGCACGAGCGAGGCCATGCTGGCGATCCGCAGGGTGGAGGCGCTCACGCCCAGGGCGTGGGCCGCAGGGGCCACCACGGCCCAGAACAGCATGAGGGGGAGCAGGGGGAGCACGAGGCGACGGAGCCGGGCGCGGAGCCACCCGCCGTACGTCGTGCCGCGCTCCCGCGCCGCCCGCCACGAGATCGCGTTGGCGTAGCCGCCCACCAGGAAGAAGACCGGCATCACCTGTAACGCCCAGGTGACCGGGTGGATCCAGGTGGCCTGGCCGAGCAGGCCGGCGCGGTGCAGGCCACCGTCGCCGTCGACGTAGACGGCCGCCATCAGCCAGTGGCCGAGGCAGACGACGAGGATGGCGGCGCCGCGCAGGAGGTCGACGACGCGGTTGCGCGAGGCGGGCGTCGCGTCGGCCAGGGCGGCGGGCGAGAGGTGGGTGCGGGTCGTCGTGGACATGCTCCCGAGCCTCCCGCGCCGCCGCCGGGCGCGCCTGAGTACGCCTACCTGGTCCGCGGCCGGTGGGCGCTCAACGGGTTCGGCAGGTCGTCGGCCAGCATGACCGCGCTGTCCGGGTCCGTGAGGTCCACCATCTGCTGGTTGTCGCGCAGCTGCAGGCGGTTCATGCACATCCGCTCGAACGTGAGGGCGAAGAGGTCGTGCCGGGCGAACCGCTCGGCCAGCTCGGGGTGCTCGGCCTGGTAGTCCGCGACCGACCCGGCCACCACGGCCCAGAACTCCTCCGCAGGCAGCGTCCCCGCCTCGTCGAGCCGGGCGGCGAGGAACCGCAGGTAGCAGTCGAGCACGTCGGAAGCGATGGCCAGCACCTGGCGCTCGACGGGGAACTCGCCCTGGATGCGGCGCACCGCCTCGGGCAGCTCCCGCGCGGTGTCGAACAGCCCGACCTCCTCGCCGATGTCCTTCATGATCGCGCGCACCGGCACGTGGTCGCGCAGCACGAGGATCAGGTTCTCCCCGTGCGGCATGAAGACGAGCTCGTGGGCGTAGAAGCAGTGCAGCACCGGGGTCAGGTAGGCGCGGAGGTAGCGCCGTACCCACTCCTCGGCGGGCAGGCCCGAGCGGGCCACGAGCTCGGCCGCGAGCGAACGGCCGTCGGCGTCGACGTGCAGCAGCGCCGCCATGGTCGCCAGTCCCTCGCCCTCGGCGACCCGGTGCACCGGGCTCTCGCGCCAGAGCGCGGCGAGCATCTTCTGGTACGGCGAGGTGGCGTGCTGGTCGTGGATCGGGTGCCGGTAGCCCACGGCGGCGACCTCGCGGAGCACCGAGAACCCCAGCTCCTGCAGGGTCGGGTCGCCCGTCACGAGCTCGTCGACCCACGTGTTGATGGCGGGCGTGACCTCCATGTACGCCGCGGACAGCCCCCGCATGAACCCCATGTTGAGCACCGACAGGGCGGTCTTCACGTAGTGCCGCCCCGGCTCGTCCACGTCGAAGAAGGTGCGCAGCGACTGCTGGGGCTGCATCGCGTGCCGACCCGTGCCGAGGTGGACGAGGTCCTGCGTCGCGACCTGCGGGGCGAACGTGATCGCGAGCTTGTTGCGCCACTGCCAGGGGTGCACGGGCACGAGCAGGTAGGCGTCGGGGTCCAGGCCCCGCTCGCGCAGCACCTTCTCGAAGGCGTCGAGCTCGTCGGGGTCGAGCTGCCCGGCGAGCAGGGTGCGCTGGTCGGCCAGGCCCGGCTCCGCGGCGTACACCGCGTGCTCGGCCCGCACCGCCACCCACTCCAGGTGCACCCGGGGACCGACCTCGGGTGCGTAGGCGTGGTAGTCGTCGACCCCGAAGCCGATGCGCCCGTTGTTGGCGACGAAGCAGGGGTGCCCCTCCGTCATCGCCGCCTCGATCGTCTGGAAGTCGGCGTCGGCGAGCTCCGCGGACGTGGGCGCCTCCGGACGGAGCTTCCACGCGCGGCCGGCGAGGGTCGAGGCGATCTCCTCGAGGTACGTCGGCAGCACCGTCGCGCTCATCCCGAGGGTCGTGCGCAGGTCGAGCACGAGCTGCTGGGCGTCGACCGGGCGGTCGTCGCCGCCGACGGTGCGCCGCACGGAGCCCGGGTCGACCGACCAGTGGTCGAGCGGGAGGCGGCGGGCGGTGAACTCCCAGGCCACCGTGGGGTCGTCACCGCTGACGCGCCAGCGCGGCGGGCTGTCGGGGGAGGGCAGCGGTTCCGGCCGCAGGAGGCACTCGTGGCTGAGCTCGGCCAGCATCTTGGCGACCTGGTCGCGCTGGGCCCGGGCCATGCGCTCGGGGGTGAGGTGGTGGGTGGGGCTGGGCGGGGTCATCGGCTGCTCCGTTCGAAGGCCGCGCGGGTGCAGGTGCTGAGCAGGGCCGTCTTGTCGCTGAGCCGCACCTCGGCCTCGACGACGAACCCCATGGCGGCGTTGAGGGCGTGCACGGCCGTGTTGCGGGCGTCGGGCTCCACGACGACCCGTCCGACCGCCGGGTCGGCGAAGCACTCGGCGAGCACCGCCGCGATGACGGCGCGGGTGAAGCCGTGCCGCGGCCGGTCGGTGGGGGCGACGAGGAAGTGCATGCCGCGGTCGCCCGGCAGCAGGCGGAGGTGGGCGGCGAGCTCGTGGTGGCGCGGGTCGTAGGTCTCCATGAGGAAGACCGGCTCGCCGGCCTCGAGGCCGATGCGGGCCTCGTGGTGGTCGCTGGCGACGATCGCGGCGTACTCCCGGCGCACGTCCTCGACGCTCGCGTGCTCCATGCCCCAGAACCGGGCGCGGTGGTTGGTGACCCACCGGTGGAGGAGCGGTACGTCGCGGCCGAGGTCGAACGGGCGCGTGGAGAGCTCGGGGGGAGCGGTGGTCGTGATCATCGCGCCACCCCCGCGGGGACGTCGGCCCGCTCCGCGACCTCGGCGGGCACCCCGAACTCCTGGAACGCGACCCGGCGCTCGACGGGGTAGGGCTCGTGGCCCAACACCTTCGCGAGGATGACCGAGCTGCGCCAGGCGCCCATGCCGAGGTCGGGGGCGACGAATCCGTGGGTGTGCAGCTCGGCGTTCTGCACGAAGATCCCGCCGTCCTCGACGTCGACGGTGAAGTCGGGCGTCGCGAGGAACCGACCCTGCTCGTCCCACCGGATGCGGTCCGCGACGGGCGCCAGGAAGGCGGGCACCTCCGCGTGGTACCCCGTCGCCGTGACGACGGCCCCGGTGGTGAGCGCGAAGTCCTCGTCCGTGTCGCGGTGCCGCAGGCCGAGGCAGAACCGCGCCCCGTCGTACGTCGCGTCGACGACCTCCGCGGAGGTGAGGAGCTGCGGCGGGACGGCGTCGGTGAGGCTCCGGCGGTAGAGCTGCTCGTGGATCTGGTCCACGAGGTCGGAGCTGATCCCCTTGTAGAGCCCGGCCTGGGAGGCGAGGAGCCGCTCGCGCCGCCCGGGGGCGAGGGACTGGAAGTGGCGGCTGTACTCCGGCGAGGTCAGCTCGAGCGTCAGCTTGGTGTACTCGAGCGGGAAGAAGCGCGGTGACCGGGTGACCCAGCGCAGCCGCACCTCGGGCCGGGCGGAGGCGAGCAGGTCGCTGACGATCTCGGCGGCGCTCTGGCCGGACCCCACGACGGTCACGTCGTCGTGCTCGAGGAGGGCGTCGCGCACCGCGAGGTAGTCGGCCGAGTGCCAGGCCGGCCCCGGGAGGTCCTGCAGCGGCGCGGGGCGGTGGGGCCGGGTGCCGACG
This Nocardioides alkalitolerans DNA region includes the following protein-coding sequences:
- a CDS encoding SidA/IucD/PvdA family monooxygenase, with amino-acid sequence MRVHDLLGVGLGPFNLGLACLAEPLPDLDCVFLDAREELRWHPGMMLPDATLQVPFLADLVSLADPTSPFSFLAWLKETGRLYPFYVRESFYPMRAEYDAYCRWAASRLGDTVVLGREVTRVEWDGSAAGGTGAYAVHARDVRTGATETRLARRLVLGVGTRPHRPAPLQDLPGPAWHSADYLAVRDALLEHDDVTVVGSGQSAAEIVSDLLASARPEVRLRWVTRSPRFFPLEYTKLTLELTSPEYSRHFQSLAPGRRERLLASQAGLYKGISSDLVDQIHEQLYRRSLTDAVPPQLLTSAEVVDATYDGARFCLGLRHRDTDEDFALTTGAVVTATGYHAEVPAFLAPVADRIRWDEQGRFLATPDFTVDVEDGGIFVQNAELHTHGFVAPDLGMGAWRSSVILAKVLGHEPYPVERRVAFQEFGVPAEVAERADVPAGVAR
- a CDS encoding IucA/IucC family protein; the protein is MTPPSPTHHLTPERMARAQRDQVAKMLAELSHECLLRPEPLPSPDSPPRWRVSGDDPTVAWEFTARRLPLDHWSVDPGSVRRTVGGDDRPVDAQQLVLDLRTTLGMSATVLPTYLEEIASTLAGRAWKLRPEAPTSAELADADFQTIEAAMTEGHPCFVANNGRIGFGVDDYHAYAPEVGPRVHLEWVAVRAEHAVYAAEPGLADQRTLLAGQLDPDELDAFEKVLRERGLDPDAYLLVPVHPWQWRNKLAITFAPQVATQDLVHLGTGRHAMQPQQSLRTFFDVDEPGRHYVKTALSVLNMGFMRGLSAAYMEVTPAINTWVDELVTGDPTLQELGFSVLREVAAVGYRHPIHDQHATSPYQKMLAALWRESPVHRVAEGEGLATMAALLHVDADGRSLAAELVARSGLPAEEWVRRYLRAYLTPVLHCFYAHELVFMPHGENLILVLRDHVPVRAIMKDIGEEVGLFDTARELPEAVRRIQGEFPVERQVLAIASDVLDCYLRFLAARLDEAGTLPAEEFWAVVAGSVADYQAEHPELAERFARHDLFALTFERMCMNRLQLRDNQQMVDLTDPDSAVMLADDLPNPLSAHRPRTR
- a CDS encoding GNAT family N-acetyltransferase translates to MITTTAPPELSTRPFDLGRDVPLLHRWVTNHRARFWGMEHASVEDVRREYAAIVASDHHEARIGLEAGEPVFLMETYDPRHHELAAHLRLLPGDRGMHFLVAPTDRPRHGFTRAVIAAVLAECFADPAVGRVVVEPDARNTAVHALNAAMGFVVEAEVRLSDKTALLSTCTRAAFERSSR
- a CDS encoding acyltransferase family protein, which produces MSTTTRTHLSPAALADATPASRNRVVDLLRGAAILVVCLGHWLMAAVYVDGDGGLHRAGLLGQATWIHPVTWALQVMPVFFLVGGYANAISWRAARERGTTYGGWLRARLRRLVLPLLPLMLFWAVVAPAAHALGVSASTLRIASMASLVPTWFLAVYVLVVAIAPATLALWERWGWWSVLGGTVLAGIVDAVSISQDLLLVGFLNYVLVWGTVHQLGYAWRDGALGSTALRLSMAAVGLVGLLLLVNVGPYAVSMVGVNGHGVDNSYPARVTLLFLGFLQAGVVMALEPRLQRLVAHRRVWMATILVNARIMTIYLWHLTALTFVVAGSLALDGFGLGLTPDTGTWWATRPLWFAVLALVTTALVALLGRFEQPAADDRPAPRAVLPVLAVVAVCAPLAVMADLGIAGTDGTVNWWLPWLPVVAAAATGLLRRPRMLR